CACCGGTGCGACGCGCGTGAAAGTGGGGGACAGTTACCCATACACGTTCACCGCACGACTGGCCGACGGCACCGTGGTCTCGCCGCCGGCCATCTGGGGCGTCACCGAGGCAGGCCGTGCGGTGGTGAACTCGAACGGCATGCTGATGCCGCTACAGGCGGGGACGTTCACGATACAGCTGCTCATCGATGGTGGGCTGTGGACCACAAGCATCACGGCGTACGACTGGCGCGCCTTCACGTCAGGTGGGAGCGCATTCGTCTCGATCGAGGCGGACATCGCGGTGGCCAATCGCTCTGGCGTCAACGACCGGCCCGAACTCGTCCTGTCGTGCGGAACGGACGGCTACTTCTTTCTGTGGGTACGCACACCGCACATCGTGACGCAGAACGGTTCCGTCGCCTATCTCTTTGACGGCGGCGCCGCCCAGGGCGCTACCTGGCGCGAGCTATCGCCCGACTATCGCACGTTGTGGCATCCGGGGACGAACGGCAGCACCAAGAACTTCGCCGCACAGATCGCGGCTTCACGTCAGTTCGGCTTCGGTTTCGGCGAGTTCATGGGTGCAACGAAGGCTACGATCTTTCGTGTAACCGGGTTGGCTCCCTTGGTGGCGCCGCTGTATACGATGTGCCCGAGCAACGCGATCGTGGCGGGTGCGCCGGGGGCGGGCGGTGACGTTGCGATGCCGCTCGCGGAAGGAGCGTGGTTGATGTCGGCGTATGAGGCGGCGCGGGGTGTGCCGAGGGAGGCGGGTGTTTCGGCCGATGCGGCGGCGCGTACGGTGGCGGCGCCGAGTGAGGCGGATGGGTCGGCGTTGCTGCGGGCGTGGCCGGTGTGGAGTGCCAGCACCGTGGAGACGCGACAGGCGAAGCGGGTGCGGTAGGTCGGACGGCGTAGGCAGAACCGGCAGCACGACATTCGCCCCACGCATGTCGTGCTGCACTGCTCGTTGTTGGTGGGGCGAATCGCGGCCACTGTCAGACCACCCACGCAAGTTGCGGTGTGAGCCGAGCGCGCACCGCACCTCAACAGGGGAACGTCCAATGGCCGTGCACAGACACTGGCGCGATTTCACGAAGAACCTCGCCGCCTGCATCGGGGCGTTGGCGGAAGACGAGTACCTGATCATTGCGCGAAAGCGGGCGAATCAGTACGTGCAGTTTGCCGGACAGGGTGCCTACGGCATTCGGGCCGAGGCGGCGGGAAACGGCTACATCGAGCCGCCTGAGCTGCTGCTGGATGAACGGCAGTATGCGCGCATGCAGCGACTCGGCTGGAGTCGGCCCACGGCGCTTCCCGACGGGCCGATCAAGCATGGCTCGCCGAACTTCTACGCCGACGTCGTCGCGACGGAGGCCGGTCTGCGTGAGCTGGCGCGGCGCACCACGCAAACGTTCCGGACGGTGTACGGCGTGGAGCATCCGGGCATGCTGAACTACGAGGCGTTCCACTGCGAGGGCACGTCGATCCGCTTTCCGACGCTGTTGATCAAGCGGAGGGTGCCGGAGCCGGTGCCACGGGCCATTGGGCAGGAGCACTGCGACTTTGAGCTGGACCTCGACGGTGACGTGGATCTGGGCTTTGAGTGACTGTTAGATCCGCCTGTGACCTTGCCGAAATGTCCCATCCCAGCCGCAAGTACAACCCCAATGATCCACAGCGCGAACGCGTGTACATCGCCGAGCGGTGCGTCGACTTCCCTCGTGCGCCGGAGTTTCAGAGTCTCTCGGAGATCCGCGCATTTGCGCAGCAGGTGCTGCGCTCACCCACGTGGGAGGCGCTCTCACGACATACGCTGCAGGACGGGCGTGGTGTGGTGGTCAAGCTCGGTCGCGGCCGGCGTGCGGTGGCACACAATCGCCTTGTCGGTGACCCGGCGATCATCCTCCCGCGAGCGTCGTGGCGACGATGGACGATCTTCCATGAGCTGGCGCACTGTGCGCGCGGGAAGCTCACCGCCAATCACGGCCCGC
The Gemmatimonas sp. genome window above contains:
- a CDS encoding Ig-like domain-containing protein — translated: MQRVAYAVLMMVVMTACGGGGTDGPVAPPAPVLSTVSVSISPSTIQLGQSASATAELRTSAGAVLTDRAVSWSSATPSVASVDANGVITSVAVGTSTISATSEGKTGAATITVISIPVASVSMTGVTTLTPGSASGFTALLRDAAGATLTNRAVSWSSSDVSVAQVSQAGNVLAIAPGTTTISATSEGRTGSVVVTVRYNISTVTFTGATRVKVGDSYPYTFTARLADGTVVSPPAIWGVTEAGRAVVNSNGMLMPLQAGTFTIQLLIDGGLWTTSITAYDWRAFTSGGSAFVSIEADIAVANRSGVNDRPELVLSCGTDGYFFLWVRTPHIVTQNGSVAYLFDGGAAQGATWRELSPDYRTLWHPGTNGSTKNFAAQIAASRQFGFGFGEFMGATKATIFRVTGLAPLVAPLYTMCPSNAIVAGAPGAGGDVAMPLAEGAWLMSAYEAARGVPREAGVSADAAARTVAAPSEADGSALLRAWPVWSASTVETRQAKRVR